In bacterium, a genomic segment contains:
- a CDS encoding ATP-binding protein produces the protein MKTKIIRYFRQLKFYCGLPEMRPFWVLLFLIAVAAIINLIFLKGIWALIILGIFIVIASVIFASNLRLARSNWEVKVERNQLQGIVENLKDGLIVYDPQFKIQIFNKAAEAIFEVTGKEILGQYFNPGFVQNPKYRLLAQAVFPSLAQASRRLSEPDVWPQIVDLSFENLALRVMTSRVDDPAGRLLGFFKIVQNRTREKGLLQSKSEFITVAAHQLRTPLTGISWALETLNKDSDLKPESKQIIDEAYTSVQRLAKIVNDLLAVAKIEEGKFGYQLENVNLTEFATDILASANLIAKKFGVKLYFDKPAEPIVVRIDSQKLGTVFNNLLDNAIKYNIENGEVVVKIEKLPDKPFAQVSIKDTGTGIPSNEINKLFTKFYRSGNVANTVGSGLGLYIAKNIIRRHGGEIWAESEVGRGSTFYFTLPTDPKLIPPTEVFYEEE, from the coding sequence ATGAAAACCAAAATAATTAGATATTTCAGGCAGTTGAAATTTTACTGCGGTTTGCCGGAAATGCGGCCTTTCTGGGTTCTTTTGTTTTTAATCGCGGTGGCGGCGATAATCAATCTTATTTTTTTGAAAGGCATCTGGGCTTTGATTATTCTGGGGATATTTATCGTCATCGCTTCGGTTATTTTCGCCAGCAATCTGCGTTTGGCCCGTTCCAATTGGGAAGTAAAAGTTGAACGCAACCAGCTTCAGGGTATTGTTGAAAATCTCAAGGATGGGCTGATTGTCTACGACCCGCAATTTAAAATCCAGATTTTTAACAAAGCGGCGGAAGCGATTTTTGAGGTTACCGGAAAAGAAATTCTGGGCCAATATTTTAATCCGGGTTTTGTCCAGAATCCGAAATATCGGCTTTTAGCGCAGGCGGTTTTCCCGTCTTTGGCCCAAGCCAGCCGGCGGCTCTCTGAGCCCGATGTCTGGCCGCAGATTGTTGATTTGTCATTTGAAAATCTGGCTTTAAGAGTTATGACCAGCCGGGTTGACGATCCCGCCGGCCGTCTTTTGGGTTTTTTCAAAATAGTCCAGAATCGCACCCGGGAAAAAGGATTGCTTCAGTCAAAAAGCGAGTTCATCACCGTGGCCGCTCATCAGTTAAGGACGCCTTTGACCGGCATCAGCTGGGCGCTTGAAACTTTAAATAAAGATTCGGATTTAAAGCCCGAATCCAAACAAATAATTGACGAGGCCTATACTAGCGTCCAGCGATTGGCGAAAATAGTCAACGACTTGCTTGCCGTGGCTAAAATAGAAGAGGGGAAATTCGGCTATCAATTGGAAAACGTCAATCTGACGGAATTTGCGACGGATATTTTAGCTTCGGCTAATCTTATAGCCAAGAAATTCGGCGTGAAGCTTTATTTTGATAAACCGGCCGAACCCATTGTCGTCAGAATTGATTCTCAAAAACTGGGAACGGTTTTCAATAATCTTTTGGATAACGCCATAAAATACAATATTGAAAACGGCGAAGTGGTCGTTAAAATAGAAAAACTCCCCGATAAACCTTTTGCCCAAGTCAGTATCAAAGATACCGGTACGGGTATTCCGAGTAATGAAATTAATAAACTTTTCACGAAGTTTTACCGGAGCGGTAATGTGGCCAATACCGTTGGCAGTGGCCTGGGGCTTTATATCGCCAAAAACATCATTCGCCGGCACGGCGGGGAAATTTGGGCCGAATCAGAGGTGGGCCGGGGCAGTACTTTCTATTTCACCTTGCCGACCGA